A stretch of Gemmobacter fulvus DNA encodes these proteins:
- a CDS encoding ClbS/DfsB family four-helix bundle protein: MAVPTCKAELLTAIGTSFGKLLRDLERVPLSRVRETTLPGHVAGDSMSPADLVSYLIGWNSLVLKWLEQDDRGAAVDFPATGFKWTQLGPLAQKFYADYQGLDWADLIALLVSVNARLVDTVSARPEPELYGQAWYGKWTKGRMIQFNSSSPYANARGRLHKWLRARAPAT; this comes from the coding sequence ATGGCCGTGCCCACCTGCAAAGCCGAGCTTCTTACCGCAATTGGCACAAGCTTTGGCAAACTGCTCCGCGATCTTGAACGGGTGCCCCTGTCGCGCGTGCGCGAGACCACGCTTCCGGGCCATGTGGCCGGAGACAGCATGAGCCCGGCCGATCTGGTGTCCTATCTGATCGGCTGGAACAGCCTTGTCCTGAAATGGCTGGAGCAGGACGACCGGGGCGCGGCGGTGGATTTTCCCGCAACCGGCTTCAAATGGACCCAGCTTGGGCCTTTGGCACAGAAGTTTTACGCCGATTATCAGGGGCTGGACTGGGCCGACCTCATTGCTTTGCTGGTGTCGGTCAATGCCCGGCTGGTTGACACCGTGTCAGCACGGCCAGAGCCAGAGCTTTACGGGCAGGCCTGGTATGGCAAATGGACCAAGGGCCGGATGATCCAGTTCAACTCCTCGTCGCCCTATGCAAATGCCCGGGGACGCCTGCACAAATGGCTCAGGGCGCGGGCCCCTGCCACCTGA
- the metG gene encoding methionine--tRNA ligase — protein sequence MARILITSAIPYINGIKHLGNLVGSQLPADLFARYNRARGHEVMFICATDEHGTPAELAAAKAGKPVAEYCAEMHAVQAEIARGFRLSFDHFGRSSSERNHKLTQHFAGKLAENGLIREVVESQVYSVDDGRFLPDRYIEGTCPNCGYDSARGDQCDNCTKQLDPTDLINPHSTISGSTNLEVRETKHLYLMQRALKDKIAAWIDSKTDWPLLTTSIARKWLNDGDGLQDRGITRDLHWGIPVMKGDQPWPGMEGKVFYVWFDAPIEYIAGTAEWADANGKTDADWERWWRTDKGASDVTYYQFMGKDNVPFHTLSFPATILGSGEPWKMVDYLKSFNYLNYDGGQFSTSRGRGVFMDQALSILPADYWRWWLLSHAPESSDSEFTWENFQTSVNKDLADVLGNLVSRVTKFAKAKFGDVIPAGGSFGPQEAALIADLGARIRDYEGYMEAMEVRKAATELRAIWVIGNEYLQSAAPWTVVKTDPDQAQAMIRLSLNLIRIYAILSQPFIPDASAAMMAAMNSDDWTWPTDMPEAMRTLPAGHAFTVPDNLFRKITDEERADWQQRFAGIRS from the coding sequence ATGGCACGGATTCTGATCACATCTGCGATTCCCTATATCAACGGGATCAAGCATCTGGGCAATCTGGTGGGCAGCCAACTGCCTGCCGATCTGTTCGCGCGCTACAACCGGGCGCGCGGCCATGAGGTGATGTTCATCTGCGCCACCGATGAACATGGCACCCCGGCCGAGCTTGCCGCCGCCAAGGCGGGCAAACCCGTCGCCGAATATTGCGCCGAAATGCACGCGGTGCAGGCCGAGATCGCGCGCGGCTTCCGCCTGTCCTTCGATCACTTCGGGCGGTCGTCCTCGGAGCGGAACCACAAGCTGACCCAGCATTTTGCCGGCAAATTGGCCGAAAACGGCTTGATCCGCGAAGTGGTGGAAAGTCAGGTCTATTCGGTCGATGACGGGCGCTTCCTCCCCGACCGCTATATCGAGGGCACCTGCCCCAATTGCGGCTATGACTCGGCGCGCGGCGACCAGTGCGACAACTGCACCAAGCAGCTCGATCCCACCGACCTGATCAATCCCCATTCCACCATTTCCGGCTCCACCAATCTGGAAGTGCGCGAAACCAAGCACCTGTATCTGATGCAGCGCGCGCTGAAGGACAAGATCGCCGCCTGGATCGACAGCAAGACCGACTGGCCGCTGCTGACCACCTCGATTGCGCGCAAATGGCTGAACGATGGTGATGGCCTGCAGGATCGCGGCATCACCCGCGACCTGCACTGGGGCATCCCGGTGATGAAGGGCGATCAGCCCTGGCCGGGCATGGAAGGCAAGGTGTTCTACGTCTGGTTCGATGCGCCCATCGAATATATCGCAGGCACCGCCGAATGGGCCGATGCCAACGGCAAGACCGATGCCGATTGGGAACGCTGGTGGCGCACCGACAAGGGTGCTTCGGACGTGACGTATTATCAGTTCATGGGCAAGGATAACGTGCCCTTCCACACGCTCAGCTTCCCCGCCACCATTCTGGGCTCGGGCGAGCCGTGGAAGATGGTCGATTACCTCAAGTCCTTCAATTACCTGAATTATGATGGCGGCCAGTTCAGCACCTCGCGCGGGCGCGGTGTGTTCATGGATCAGGCGCTGTCGATCCTGCCCGCCGATTACTGGCGCTGGTGGCTGCTGAGCCATGCGCCCGAAAGCAGCGATTCCGAATTCACATGGGAGAATTTCCAGACCTCGGTGAACAAGGATCTGGCCGATGTGCTGGGCAACCTCGTCAGCCGCGTGACCAAATTCGCCAAGGCGAAATTCGGCGACGTGATTCCGGCAGGCGGCAGCTTCGGGCCGCAAGAGGCCGCGCTGATTGCCGATCTGGGCGCGCGCATCCGCGACTATGAAGGTTACATGGAAGCGATGGAGGTGCGCAAAGCCGCCACCGAACTGCGCGCCATCTGGGTGATCGGCAACGAATATCTGCAATCCGCCGCGCCGTGGACGGTGGTGAAAACCGATCCCGATCAGGCGCAGGCGATGATCCGGCTCAGCCTGAACCTGATCCGCATCTATGCGATCCTGTCGCAGCCCTTCATCCCCGATGCCAGTGCGGCGATGATGGCGGCGATGAACAGCGATGACTGGACGTGGCCCACCGATATGCCAGAGGCCATGCGCACCCTGCCCGCAGGCCATGCCTTCACCGTGCCGGACAATCTGTTCCGCAAGATCACCGATGAAGAGCGCGCCGATTGGCAGCAAAGGTTCGCCGGGATCCGCAGCTGA
- a CDS encoding NUDIX hydrolase, which yields MGSAPVSEAAAPQPIRPAATIILTRQGPGGPEVLMGQRGAGAAFMPSKYVFPGGAVDASDAQVPLATPLDPLCQARLRGDIAAEALAAAALRELFEETGLALGVPGTWPVAPPEGWAGFAARGLRPVADGLRFVFRAITPPGRPRRFDARFFLADAAQVAGDAEDFSAACDELSHLHWISLTEVRSLDLPFITEVVLSEVTLLMQGGVQPGVPFFDNSGTVPTFRRID from the coding sequence ATGGGTTCGGCTCCGGTGAGTGAGGCCGCCGCTCCCCAGCCCATCCGCCCGGCGGCCACCATCATCCTGACCCGGCAAGGCCCCGGCGGCCCCGAGGTGCTGATGGGGCAACGCGGCGCAGGGGCCGCGTTCATGCCGTCGAAATACGTGTTCCCGGGCGGGGCTGTGGATGCCAGCGATGCGCAGGTGCCGCTGGCAACGCCGCTGGATCCGCTGTGCCAGGCGCGGCTGCGCGGCGACATCGCCGCCGAGGCGCTGGCAGCCGCCGCCCTGCGCGAATTGTTCGAGGAAACCGGCCTTGCGCTGGGTGTGCCGGGCACCTGGCCCGTAGCGCCGCCCGAGGGCTGGGCCGGTTTTGCCGCGCGCGGACTGCGCCCGGTCGCAGACGGCCTGCGCTTCGTGTTCCGCGCCATCACCCCGCCCGGCCGCCCCCGCCGCTTTGACGCGCGGTTCTTTCTGGCCGATGCCGCGCAGGTGGCGGGCGATGCCGAGGATTTTTCAGCCGCCTGCGACGAGCTTTCGCATCTGCACTGGATCTCGCTGACCGAGGTGCGCAGCCTTGATCTGCCCTTCATCACCGAGGTCGTTCTGTCGGAAGTAACCCTGCTGATGCAGGGCGGTGTGCAGCCCGGCGTGCCGTTCTTTGACAATTCCGGCACGGTGCCCACCTTCCGGCGGATCGACTGA
- a CDS encoding RNA polymerase sigma factor, producing MPMPLDDLSDVPDEALLARYAVGDRSAARALTLRFTPRVLGYATRLLADRAEAEDVTQEAMLRLWRIAPDWRSGEAQVTTWLYRVVTNLVTDRQRARMRRPQAALDEAPELADGARGAVAGLIEADRMAALDAALALLPDRQRQAVVLRHLEGLANPEIAAIMEIGVEAVESLTARGKRALAALLSGQRAALGYEDEGTEP from the coding sequence ATGCCGATGCCGCTGGACGATCTTTCCGATGTGCCCGACGAGGCGCTGCTCGCGCGTTACGCTGTCGGTGACAGGTCGGCGGCGCGCGCCTTGACCCTACGGTTTACGCCGCGGGTGCTCGGTTATGCGACGCGGCTTCTGGCTGACCGGGCCGAGGCCGAGGATGTGACGCAGGAAGCGATGCTGCGCCTGTGGCGCATCGCGCCCGACTGGCGCAGCGGCGAGGCGCAGGTGACGACATGGCTGTATCGTGTGGTGACCAATCTGGTGACCGACCGGCAGCGCGCCCGGATGCGCCGCCCGCAGGCGGCCCTCGACGAGGCGCCCGAACTGGCCGATGGCGCGCGCGGGGCGGTGGCCGGGCTGATCGAGGCGGATCGCATGGCGGCGCTGGATGCCGCACTGGCCCTTCTGCCCGACCGGCAACGGCAGGCTGTGGTGCTGCGCCATCTGGAAGGGCTTGCGAACCCGGAGATCGCGGCGATCATGGAGATCGGGGTCGAGGCGGTGGAAAGCCTGACAGCGCGGGGCAAACGCGCGCTCGCCGCGTTGCTGTCAGGGCAGCGCGCCGCATTGGGATATGAGGATGAGGGGACAGAGCCATGA
- a CDS encoding L,D-transpeptidase family protein, giving the protein MMGESSLRYRSLILVPAALACLALGAFGYTKVMARIGSGAAPAAAPAEHQADSIVVSKQDKRLYLLRGGAVLRTYAISMGSQWDQGHKQREGDERTPEGRYLIDWRNPRSMAHLSLHISYPDADDSAWAASAGVSPGGNIMIHGLPNGWGALGGLHRLVDWTDGCIAVTNAEMREIWSLTPDGTPITIHATWTP; this is encoded by the coding sequence ATGATGGGAGAATCCAGCTTGCGCTATCGGTCGCTTATCCTTGTTCCTGCCGCTCTGGCCTGCCTTGCGCTTGGGGCCTTTGGCTATACCAAGGTGATGGCGCGGATCGGCTCGGGCGCAGCCCCTGCCGCAGCGCCCGCCGAGCATCAGGCCGACAGCATCGTTGTATCCAAACAGGACAAGCGGCTTTATCTGCTGCGCGGCGGGGCGGTTCTCAGAACCTATGCAATTTCCATGGGTTCCCAATGGGATCAGGGCCACAAGCAACGCGAGGGCGATGAGCGGACACCCGAAGGCCGCTACCTGATCGACTGGCGCAATCCGCGATCCATGGCGCATCTGAGCCTGCATATTTCCTACCCCGATGCCGATGACAGCGCCTGGGCCGCTTCGGCAGGTGTCAGCCCCGGTGGCAATATCATGATCCATGGCCTGCCCAATGGCTGGGGCGCGTTGGGCGGGCTGCATCGTCTGGTCGACTGGACCGATGGCTGCATCGCCGTGACCAATGCCGAGATGCGCGAGATCTGGTCTTTGACCCCGGATGGCACGCCGATCACCATTCACGCCACCTGGACGCCCTGA
- a CDS encoding MFS transporter, whose amino-acid sequence MRLLISFAALFLSVVLLQLGSGGVAPLDAISGASLGFTTAEIGILGSAHFFGFFIGCWWAPRLMGEVGHSRAFAAFTAAGTIGILAHMLIINPVAWSIMRMASGLCVAGCYTIIEAWLQDKVTNDTRARAMGVYRIVDIAGSLGAQLMIGILAPASYVSYNLLALLCCAAIFPLTLTKVEAPATPLAPRLRPAMAWQKSPLAAAGVVVSGITGAAFRMVGPVYGLEVGLGPDLIALFLAAYVLGGAVAQLPVGWLADRYDRRAVLIWISIAGIFACVATIFLAGTGTAGVFAAAALFGFATLPVYSISTAHAHDYAEPMERVELSAALMFLYAVGAIASPFIASVVIEQFGPAAMFWMIGGAHAGLIVFGLARMRARPRREARTAYTYEPRTSFLIGRLLKRDRDRPSD is encoded by the coding sequence ATGCGATTGCTCATTTCCTTTGCAGCCCTGTTTCTGTCGGTCGTGCTGCTGCAACTGGGATCGGGCGGCGTGGCGCCGCTGGATGCGATTTCCGGCGCGAGCCTTGGCTTTACCACCGCCGAGATCGGCATTCTGGGGTCGGCGCATTTCTTCGGGTTTTTCATCGGCTGCTGGTGGGCACCGCGCCTGATGGGCGAGGTGGGCCACAGCCGCGCCTTTGCCGCCTTCACGGCGGCGGGCACCATCGGCATTCTGGCGCATATGCTGATCATCAACCCGGTCGCCTGGTCGATCATGCGCATGGCCTCGGGGCTTTGCGTTGCCGGGTGTTACACGATCATCGAGGCCTGGTTGCAGGACAAAGTGACCAATGACACCCGCGCCCGCGCCATGGGCGTCTACCGGATCGTCGACATTGCGGGCAGCCTTGGCGCGCAACTGATGATCGGCATTCTCGCCCCGGCCTCCTATGTCTCGTATAATCTGCTGGCGCTGCTGTGTTGCGCGGCAATCTTCCCGCTGACCCTGACCAAAGTGGAAGCCCCGGCAACCCCACTGGCCCCGCGCCTGCGCCCGGCGATGGCCTGGCAGAAATCGCCGCTCGCAGCGGCGGGCGTCGTAGTCTCGGGCATCACCGGCGCAGCCTTCCGCATGGTGGGGCCGGTTTACGGGCTCGAGGTCGGGCTGGGCCCGGATCTGATTGCGTTGTTTCTGGCGGCCTATGTGCTGGGCGGGGCGGTGGCGCAATTGCCGGTGGGCTGGCTGGCCGACAGATATGACCGCCGCGCCGTGCTGATCTGGATTTCCATCGCCGGCATATTCGCCTGTGTCGCCACCATCTTTCTGGCGGGCACCGGTACGGCGGGGGTGTTTGCCGCCGCTGCGCTGTTCGGCTTTGCCACTCTGCCGGTCTATTCCATATCGACCGCCCATGCCCATGATTACGCCGAACCGATGGAGCGGGTAGAGCTGTCGGCAGCACTGATGTTCCTCTATGCGGTGGGCGCGATTGCCAGCCCCTTCATCGCCTCGGTGGTGATCGAACAGTTCGGCCCGGCGGCGATGTTCTGGATGATTGGCGGTGCCCATGCCGGGCTGATCGTGTTTGGTCTGGCCCGGATGCGGGCGCGCCCCCGCCGCGAGGCCCGCACCGCCTATACCTATGAGCCGCGCACCTCGTTCCTGATCGGGCGGCTGCTGAAACGCGACCGGGATCGCCCCTCTGATTAA
- a CDS encoding aldo/keto reductase — protein MKQLPLGQTGLTVSEYCLGTMTWGTQNTEAEAHDQIGYALDHGVNFWDTAEMYPTNPVRAETVGATEAIIGSWFAKGGRDRVVLATKVTGKGDTLRSGQPITGASFTAALDGSLRRLNTDYIDLYQLHWPNRGSYHFRQIWSYRPPVSRAETLDHMQDVLRAAEAAMAAGKIRAIGLSNETVWGAAQWLRLADEHRLPRMATVQNEYSLLCRQFDSDWAELAAMEDMPLLAFSPLACGLLSGKYAGDVVPERTRREQTPQLGGRVTPQVFPAISAYLGLARDAGLDPCQMALAFTRQRPFPVIPILGATTLEQLAVNIGAAEVVLGDDVLAAIDALHREHPAPY, from the coding sequence ATGAAACAGCTGCCGCTGGGCCAGACCGGCCTGACCGTATCCGAATATTGCCTTGGCACGATGACCTGGGGCACCCAGAACACCGAGGCCGAGGCGCATGACCAGATCGGCTATGCGCTCGATCATGGAGTGAATTTCTGGGATACGGCGGAAATGTATCCCACCAACCCGGTGCGCGCCGAAACGGTGGGCGCGACCGAGGCGATCATCGGCAGCTGGTTTGCCAAGGGCGGGCGCGACCGCGTGGTGCTGGCCACCAAAGTCACCGGCAAGGGCGACACGCTGCGCAGCGGCCAGCCGATCACCGGCGCGAGCTTTACCGCGGCGCTGGACGGCTCGTTGCGGCGTCTGAACACCGATTACATCGACCTCTATCAACTGCACTGGCCCAACCGGGGCTCGTATCACTTCCGCCAGATCTGGAGCTATCGCCCGCCAGTCAGCCGGGCCGAGACGCTGGATCATATGCAGGATGTGCTGCGCGCCGCAGAAGCGGCGATGGCGGCGGGCAAGATCCGCGCCATTGGCCTGTCGAATGAAACCGTCTGGGGGGCGGCGCAGTGGCTGCGGCTGGCCGATGAACACCGCCTGCCGCGCATGGCCACGGTGCAGAACGAATATTCGCTGCTCTGCCGCCAGTTCGACAGTGACTGGGCCGAGCTTGCCGCGATGGAGGATATGCCGCTGCTGGCCTTCTCGCCGCTGGCCTGCGGCTTGCTCTCGGGCAAATATGCGGGCGATGTGGTGCCCGAACGCACGCGCCGCGAACAGACGCCGCAACTGGGCGGGCGGGTGACGCCGCAGGTGTTTCCGGCGATCTCGGCCTATCTGGGGCTTGCGCGGGATGCCGGGCTGGACCCGTGCCAGATGGCGCTGGCCTTTACCCGCCAGCGCCCGTTCCCGGTGATCCCGATCCTTGGGGCCACAACCCTGGAGCAACTGGCGGTGAATATCGGCGCGGCGGAGGTGGTTCTGGGCGATGATGTGCTGGCCGCGATTGACGCGCTGCACCGCGAACATCCCGCCCCCTATTGA
- a CDS encoding EF-hand domain-containing protein — protein MQKRTLVYTLTLATITAAGLGSAAMADRMGGGHGMPGMMGMMGGPGPMFDFDAIDADKDGKITPEEMTAHRAARVAEIDANKDGKISADELTAMHMKAAEARAKDHVAQMITHMDSDGDGALSAAELLAMPGPGPKMMERVDTDGDGAISKAEMEAAQARMAEWKGKRHGKGHGKPGHGPDMEQDDN, from the coding sequence ATGCAGAAACGCACCCTCGTCTACACGCTCACGCTTGCCACCATCACGGCAGCCGGTCTTGGCTCTGCCGCCATGGCCGACCGGATGGGCGGCGGCCACGGCATGCCCGGCATGATGGGAATGATGGGCGGCCCCGGCCCGATGTTCGACTTCGATGCGATCGACGCCGACAAGGATGGCAAGATCACGCCCGAGGAAATGACGGCACATCGCGCCGCCCGCGTGGCAGAGATCGACGCCAACAAGGATGGCAAGATCAGCGCCGATGAGCTGACCGCCATGCACATGAAGGCCGCCGAAGCGCGCGCCAAGGATCACGTGGCGCAGATGATCACGCATATGGACAGTGACGGCGATGGTGCGCTGAGTGCCGCCGAACTGCTGGCCATGCCCGGCCCCGGCCCCAAGATGATGGAACGGGTCGACACCGATGGCGACGGCGCGATCAGCAAGGCCGAGATGGAGGCCGCGCAGGCCCGCATGGCCGAGTGGAAGGGCAAACGCCACGGCAAGGGCCATGGTAAACCTGGTCACGGCCCGGACATGGAGCAGGACGACAACTGA
- a CDS encoding DUF983 domain-containing protein → MSDVAPMEVDRPLRPALLRGWQRRCPNCGSGPMLRSYLKVRESCPVCGEALHHQRADDGPAYVTILIVGHILGPMILWAFVKWRPDPLVLTAVFSVGTVALSLWLLPRIKGAFVALQWSRRMHGFGSGE, encoded by the coding sequence ATGAGCGATGTGGCCCCGATGGAAGTAGACCGCCCCCTGCGCCCCGCCCTGTTGCGCGGCTGGCAGCGGCGTTGCCCCAATTGCGGCTCGGGGCCGATGCTGCGCAGCTATCTGAAAGTGCGCGAAAGCTGCCCCGTCTGTGGCGAGGCGCTGCATCACCAACGTGCGGATGACGGCCCGGCCTATGTCACCATCCTGATCGTCGGGCATATTCTGGGCCCGATGATCCTGTGGGCTTTCGTCAAGTGGCGGCCCGATCCTCTGGTGCTGACAGCGGTGTTTTCGGTGGGCACGGTGGCGCTGTCGCTGTGGCTGCTGCCGCGCATCAAGGGCGCGTTTGTGGCGCTGCAATGGTCGCGGCGGATGCATGGGTTCGGCTCCGGTGAGTGA
- a CDS encoding fatty acid desaturase, whose amino-acid sequence MHRPKPAIEWITLGLLGSTYAVWILGTTTAYTLSPGLGVILTALAIAQFASLQHEALHGHPFRQRWLNEAAVFPALLLTVPYGRFRDTHLAHHHDPILTDPYDDPESNYCDPAVWAALPRGAQAMMRLNNTLLGRITLGPVLGNLLWLRSEAALIAAGNRAVIRDWLLHGLGVALVIWWVSAAPMTGWAYLATAYLGHALLKIRTFLEHRAHEAARARTVIIEDRGPLALLFLNNNLHVVHHMHPNVPWYDLPALYRAHKDHYQRRNDGYVYRSYAEIFRKHLIRAKDPVPHPHWPFKD is encoded by the coding sequence ATGCACAGGCCGAAACCCGCGATTGAATGGATCACCCTTGGCCTTCTGGGCAGCACCTATGCGGTCTGGATATTGGGCACGACCACGGCCTATACACTGTCACCCGGTCTGGGCGTGATCCTCACGGCGCTCGCCATCGCGCAATTCGCCTCCCTGCAGCACGAGGCGCTGCACGGCCACCCGTTCCGCCAGCGTTGGCTGAACGAGGCGGCGGTGTTCCCGGCGCTGCTGCTGACCGTGCCCTATGGCCGCTTCCGCGATACCCATCTGGCGCATCACCATGACCCGATCCTGACCGACCCCTATGATGACCCCGAATCCAATTATTGCGACCCGGCGGTCTGGGCGGCGCTGCCCCGGGGCGCGCAGGCGATGATGCGGCTCAACAACACCCTGCTGGGGCGGATCACACTGGGCCCGGTCCTTGGCAATCTGCTCTGGCTGCGCAGCGAGGCTGCCCTGATCGCGGCGGGCAACCGGGCGGTGATCCGCGACTGGCTGCTGCATGGGCTCGGCGTCGCTCTGGTGATCTGGTGGGTCTCGGCGGCCCCGATGACCGGATGGGCCTATCTTGCCACCGCCTATCTTGGCCATGCCCTGCTGAAAATCCGCACCTTTCTGGAACATCGCGCGCATGAGGCCGCCCGCGCCCGCACCGTGATCATCGAGGATCGCGGCCCGCTGGCGCTGCTGTTCCTGAACAACAATCTGCATGTGGTGCATCACATGCACCCGAATGTGCCCTGGTACGATCTGCCCGCCCTCTACCGCGCGCACAAGGATCACTACCAACGCCGCAATGACGGCTATGTCTATCGCAGCTATGCCGAGATTTTTCGCAAACACCTGATCCGTGCCAAGGATCCGGTGCCGCACCCGCACTGGCCCTTCAAGGACTGA
- a CDS encoding lipocalin family protein yields the protein MSRLIFAALLLLAACADRTPDQRSTYRDRGTQIYSNAVLDPARLGGAWQQVASFAAKPGGCAPGAVQFGDVQGGTIPLDATLCLGGKMQRFAGAAQLDGPGRLQPLGTEARGIGQPWWIIWADVDMRTLVIGTPSGEMGFILNRGGPLPADRLTAAREILDWNGYDLTRLKLF from the coding sequence ATGTCTCGATTGATCTTCGCGGCGCTGCTGCTGCTCGCCGCCTGTGCCGACCGCACCCCCGATCAGCGCAGCACCTACCGCGATCGTGGCACCCAGATCTATTCCAATGCCGTGCTGGATCCGGCGCGGCTGGGCGGGGCCTGGCAGCAGGTCGCGAGCTTCGCTGCCAAACCGGGCGGTTGCGCCCCCGGTGCGGTGCAGTTCGGCGATGTGCAAGGCGGCACGATCCCGCTGGATGCGACGCTCTGCCTAGGCGGCAAGATGCAGCGCTTTGCCGGGGCCGCACAGCTTGACGGGCCGGGCCGCTTGCAGCCCTTGGGCACCGAGGCGCGGGGCATCGGCCAGCCCTGGTGGATCATCTGGGCGGATGTCGACATGCGCACGCTTGTGATCGGCACACCCAGCGGCGAGATGGGCTTCATCCTCAATCGCGGCGGCCCCTTGCCCGCCGACCGGCTGACCGCCGCGCGTGAGATCCTCGACTGGAACGGCTACGATCTGACCCGGCTCAAGCTGTTCTAG
- a CDS encoding helix-turn-helix domain-containing protein, with amino-acid sequence MIDKRDRASLFRIRLAEAMGWRKMTQSALARATGADRSTISQLLADGVRLPNAQLAADCAQALGISADWLLGLSDRPEPLADILAAELTMREAPRALFDEAIFGWHQEAAGYKIRHVPATLPDMLKTRAMVEWEYRPQLGRTAEQAFGAFEDQLDWMRGARSDYEIALPLHELEAFATGTGYYAGLPLAVRLGQIDRLETLAAQLYPSLRLYLFDARRVFSAPVTVFGPLLAVVYLGRHYIAFRDSARVATISAHFDWLVREASLGARDFTGHLKLLRAQIA; translated from the coding sequence ATGATCGACAAGCGCGACCGGGCCAGCCTGTTCCGCATCCGGCTGGCCGAGGCGATGGGCTGGCGCAAGATGACGCAATCGGCGCTGGCGCGGGCCACGGGAGCGGATCGGTCGACCATCTCGCAATTGCTGGCGGATGGGGTGCGCCTGCCCAATGCGCAACTGGCGGCGGATTGTGCGCAGGCGCTGGGGATCAGCGCCGACTGGCTGCTGGGATTGAGCGACCGGCCCGAGCCACTGGCCGATATTCTGGCCGCCGAGCTGACCATGCGCGAGGCACCGCGCGCGCTGTTTGACGAGGCGATTTTCGGCTGGCATCAGGAGGCGGCGGGTTACAAGATCCGGCATGTGCCCGCCACGCTGCCCGATATGTTGAAAACCCGCGCCATGGTGGAATGGGAATACCGGCCGCAGCTGGGCCGCACCGCCGAACAGGCCTTTGGTGCGTTCGAGGATCAGCTGGACTGGATGCGCGGCGCGCGGTCGGATTACGAGATCGCCCTGCCTCTGCATGAGCTGGAGGCCTTTGCCACCGGCACCGGCTATTATGCCGGGTTGCCGCTGGCGGTGCGTCTGGGCCAGATCGACCGGCTGGAGACGCTGGCGGCGCAGCTTTATCCGTCGTTGCGGCTGTATCTTTTTGATGCGCGAAGGGTGTTTTCGGCCCCGGTCACGGTGTTTGGCCCTTTGCTCGCGGTCGTCTACCTTGGGCGGCATTACATCGCCTTCCGCGATTCCGCCCGTGTGGCCACGATCAGCGCGCATTTCGACTGGCTGGTGCGTGAGGCCAGTCTGGGTGCGCGCGATTTCACCGGCCATCTGAAGCTGCTGCGGGCGCAGATCGCCTAG